Proteins encoded in a region of the Heterodontus francisci isolate sHetFra1 unplaced genomic scaffold, sHetFra1.hap1 HAP1_SCAFFOLD_500, whole genome shotgun sequence genome:
- the LOC137366899 gene encoding uncharacterized protein, producing MLHLFPHVFNKRRHILPTSPAARPHLGYLTKMEFKLLLWAFSLLMPHCCRCASVSQTPSELTVGRGESATLTCQQKDTEHITMLWYRQHHGQGPQLLVTDVSGSKPTFQEEFERRFEVVRADIQRSTLKIQTAGPGDRAMYYCAATEGAQCFKPLPHYDNNHSGSLLQLSSSVHLRAVSGSDFVWLPLRVYISQEEDIRPIVSALALRKSNGFHWESNKHSLLQLHNAATGRRYGSTVFRATTGFGAADQ from the exons ATGTTGCACCTTTTCCCCCATGTCTTCAACAAGAGGCGCCACATTCTTCCCACCTCTCCTGCTGCCAGACCACATCTTGGTTACCTCACCAAGATGGAATTCAAACTCCTGCTCTGGGCCTTTTCATTGCTGATGCCGC ATTGTTGTCGATGTGCCTCAGTGTCCCAGACACCCAGTGAACTGACTGTGGGACGTGGGGAGAGCGCAACACTGACCTGTCAGCAGAAGGACACGGAGCACATCACCATGCTCTGGTACCGCCAGCACCACGGGCAAGGCCCCCAGCTTCTGGTGACGGACGTGTCTGGGAGCAAGCCTACTTTCCAGGAAGAGTTCGAGAGGCGATTCGAGGTGGTGAGAGCTGACATTCAAAGGAGCACTCTGAAAATTCAGACTGCAGGCCCCGGAGATAGGGCGATGTATTACTGCGCCGCCACTGAAGGAGCACAATgcttcaaaccccttccacactatgACAATAACCACTCAGGCTCAttgctacagctatcctcttctgtTCATCTCCGCGCCGTCTCGGGGTCTGACTTTGTCTGGTTGCCTTTGCGAGTCTACATCT cgcaggaggaggacattcggcccatcgtgtctgcactggctctccgaaagagcaatgggtttcactgggaaagTAACAAACACAGCTTGTTGCAGTTGCACAATGCTGCCACTGGTCGGCGCTATGGCTCCACGGTATTTCGCGCCACCACAGGCTTTGGCGCCGCTGATCAATGA